From the Gemmatimonadaceae bacterium genome, one window contains:
- a CDS encoding ferritin encodes MLISKKLNTMLNAQVGNELSASHQYVAIATYFDQEGLPTLAKHYYAQALEERDHAMRLVKLVLDADAELKIPAVPAPKMGFKGALEAVKLALESELKVTAQINALVDQAITDKDHLSKNALEWFVNEQREEVTSASLLVQMVKRAGESGLFYVEQFLQQGGLAEPEGGEGEGAA; translated from the coding sequence ATGCTGATCAGCAAGAAACTGAACACGATGCTCAATGCGCAGGTCGGCAATGAACTCTCCGCGTCGCACCAGTACGTCGCCATCGCGACCTACTTCGACCAGGAAGGGCTGCCGACACTGGCGAAGCACTACTATGCGCAGGCGCTCGAGGAGCGCGACCACGCCATGCGCCTGGTCAAGCTCGTCCTCGATGCCGACGCTGAGTTGAAGATCCCCGCCGTCCCGGCGCCGAAGATGGGCTTCAAGGGCGCGCTCGAGGCGGTGAAGCTGGCCCTCGAAAGCGAGCTGAAGGTGACCGCGCAGATCAACGCGCTCGTGGATCAGGCGATCACGGACAAGGACCACCTGAGCAAGAACGCCCTCGAGTGGTTCGTGAACGAGCAGCGCGAGGAGGTCACCTCCGCCAGCCTGCTGGTGCAGATGGTCAAGCGCGCCGGCGAGAGCGGCCTCTTCTACGTGGAACAGTTCCTCCAGCAGGGTGGGCTGGCCGAGCCGGAGGGCGGCGAAGGCGAGGGAGCCGCGTAG
- a CDS encoding thymidine phosphorylase: MHLLDLILKKRDGGRLTPAELQTFAAEYAAGNFPDYQVAALLMAIFFRGLDDEEGFALMEGMLNSGGRLDLSRLGMPVIDKHSTGGVGDKVSIPLAPLVAACGIAVPMMSGRGLGHTGGTLDKLESIPGFNTRLSLAEAKAQVERVGCALIGQTGEIAPADKKLYALRDATATVEAIPLIAASIMSKKLAEGLNGLVLDVKTGAGAFMPELDRALTLARTMVAIGERCGCPTVALMTSMAHPLGVACGNALEIEESLEVLRGGGPADTREVTLALGAEMMVLAKLAVDVGAARPVLEDALRTGAALEKFRQIVEAQGGDPRVVDDPKGVLPQAKEQAMVTAPRAGIVQTVAPRVIGRGIITLGGGRLTMEDAVDPSVGFRILVRPGQHATRGQPLAVIYARDAHGIAAGRACIAEAVVIGDEPFTPAALVSHRVTVGGVQAVTAD; this comes from the coding sequence ATGCACCTCCTGGACCTCATTCTCAAGAAACGCGACGGCGGCCGGCTGACCCCGGCCGAGTTGCAGACGTTCGCCGCCGAGTATGCCGCCGGGAACTTTCCGGACTATCAGGTTGCCGCCCTCCTCATGGCCATCTTCTTCCGCGGCCTGGACGACGAGGAAGGCTTCGCCCTCATGGAAGGGATGCTCAACAGCGGTGGCCGCCTCGATCTCTCTCGGCTGGGCATGCCCGTCATCGACAAGCACTCCACGGGCGGCGTCGGCGACAAGGTGTCGATTCCGCTCGCTCCGCTCGTGGCCGCCTGCGGCATCGCCGTGCCCATGATGAGCGGCCGTGGGCTCGGCCACACCGGGGGGACGCTCGACAAGCTCGAGTCCATCCCGGGCTTCAACACCCGCCTCTCGCTCGCCGAGGCAAAGGCCCAGGTGGAACGCGTGGGGTGTGCGCTCATCGGGCAGACGGGTGAGATCGCGCCGGCCGACAAGAAGCTGTATGCCCTGCGCGACGCCACGGCGACGGTGGAAGCGATTCCGCTCATCGCGGCCTCCATCATGAGCAAGAAGCTGGCGGAGGGGCTCAACGGCCTGGTGCTCGACGTCAAGACGGGGGCCGGGGCCTTCATGCCCGAACTCGACCGGGCGCTCACCCTGGCCCGGACGATGGTGGCGATCGGCGAGCGGTGCGGCTGTCCGACGGTCGCCCTCATGACCTCCATGGCGCATCCACTCGGCGTCGCCTGTGGCAACGCGCTCGAGATCGAGGAAAGTCTCGAGGTGCTGCGCGGCGGCGGCCCGGCCGACACCCGCGAGGTCACCCTCGCGCTCGGCGCGGAGATGATGGTCCTTGCGAAACTGGCCGTGGACGTCGGTGCGGCGCGTCCCGTGCTCGAGGACGCGCTGCGCACCGGGGCGGCGCTCGAGAAGTTCCGGCAGATCGTCGAGGCGCAGGGCGGCGACCCACGCGTGGTGGACGATCCCAAGGGCGTGCTGCCGCAGGCGAAGGAGCAGGCGATGGTGACGGCGCCGCGCGCGGGCATCGTGCAGACGGTCGCGCCGCGCGTCATCGGCCGCGGCATCATCACGCTGGGCGGCGGCCGCCTGACGATGGAGGATGCGGTGGACCCGTCCGTCGGGTTCCGAATCCTCGTGCGTCCGGGCCAGCACGCCACGCGTGGCCAGCCGCTGGCCGTGATCTACGCGCGCGACGCCCATGGGATCGCGGCCGGCAGGGCGTGCATCGCCGAGGCCGTGGTGATCGGCGACGAGCCCTTCACGCCGGCGGCGCTCGTCAGCCATCGGGTCACGGTGGGTGGGGTTCAGGCGGTTACGGCTGATTGA
- a CDS encoding GAF domain-containing protein, giving the protein MTSPTPNPVDAGEEITRLQARVRELTREKEHLLAIVDILQEISSSLHFVDILQTIAGKLGQTFGLDRCSIFLAGEREGVRLVASYEDPSIRNLVVDLDRYPELKRAFDSGETVFIPDAANDPAYLSVRSELNARNVRSIIVVPIRWRQDVIGAIFLRTERDAMPFSDADVRFTQVVAELTAKALRNAHRFEALLRSTEDKQHESRRADLERIALVAFLRRLLDRYAGTQDHMWAETLLPKASDEELERLVEVALNVVAEEAKG; this is encoded by the coding sequence TTGACCAGTCCCACGCCGAATCCGGTCGACGCCGGTGAGGAAATCACGCGCTTGCAAGCGCGCGTGCGCGAGCTGACGCGCGAGAAGGAACACCTGCTGGCGATCGTGGACATCCTGCAGGAGATCTCCAGCTCGCTGCACTTCGTGGACATCCTGCAGACCATCGCGGGGAAGCTGGGACAGACGTTCGGCCTCGACCGCTGTTCGATCTTTCTCGCGGGCGAACGCGAGGGCGTGCGGCTGGTGGCGAGCTACGAGGATCCGTCGATCCGCAACCTCGTGGTGGATCTCGACCGGTATCCGGAGCTCAAGCGCGCCTTCGACAGCGGCGAGACGGTCTTCATTCCCGACGCGGCCAACGATCCCGCGTACCTGAGCGTCCGCTCGGAACTGAACGCGCGCAACGTGCGCTCGATCATCGTCGTCCCGATTCGGTGGCGGCAGGATGTGATCGGGGCGATCTTTCTGCGGACGGAGCGCGACGCCATGCCGTTCTCGGACGCCGACGTGCGGTTCACGCAGGTGGTCGCCGAGCTCACGGCCAAGGCGCTGCGCAACGCGCACAGGTTCGAGGCGCTGCTTCGTTCGACCGAGGACAAGCAGCACGAGTCGCGCCGGGCCGATCTCGAACGGATCGCGCTGGTGGCCTTCCTGCGCCGCCTGCTCGACCGCTACGCCGGCACGCAGGACCACATGTGGGCCGAAACCCTGTTGCCCAAGGCCTCGGATGAAGAACTCGAGCGCCTCGTCGAAGTGGCGCTGAATGTCGTCGCCGAAGAAGCCAAGGGCTGA
- a CDS encoding dipeptide epimerase: MTQNRRDFLKQSSLIAGSAAAAALVAPADAAAVRRPRARPSGKPRLALRFRPYTLELKHVFTIANSSRTTTPVVLTEVEYDGVIGYGEASMPPYLGESHASVTDFLSRVDLSKYDNPFELDTILRDIDAITSGNTAAKASVDIALHDLLGRLMKQPWYNIWGFNAARTPYTSFTIGIDTQDVVRQKTKEAAEFKVLKVKLGRDTDKMMIETIRSVTNTPITADVNQGWRDRAVALDMLFWLKERGVVMVEQPMPKEQVDDLAWLTERSPLPIIGDEGVQRLTDIPHAKGVYHGINIKLMKCTGMREAHKMIVLARSLGLKVMLGCMTETSCAISAASHLSPMVDWADLDGALLIGNDVYDGTKVVDGKVTLLDRPGIGVEKLKK; the protein is encoded by the coding sequence GTGACCCAGAATCGCCGTGATTTTCTCAAGCAGTCGTCACTGATCGCCGGTTCGGCGGCCGCGGCCGCGCTGGTGGCGCCCGCCGATGCGGCCGCGGTGCGCCGCCCCCGCGCCAGGCCTTCGGGCAAGCCGCGGCTCGCGCTGCGCTTTCGCCCGTATACGCTGGAGCTGAAGCACGTCTTCACCATCGCCAACTCCTCGCGCACCACCACGCCGGTGGTGCTCACCGAGGTCGAGTACGACGGCGTGATCGGCTACGGCGAGGCGTCGATGCCGCCGTATCTCGGCGAGTCGCACGCGTCGGTCACGGACTTCCTGTCGCGCGTGGACCTGTCGAAGTACGACAATCCGTTCGAGCTCGACACGATCCTGCGCGACATCGACGCGATCACCTCGGGCAACACGGCGGCGAAGGCGTCGGTGGACATCGCGCTGCACGACCTGCTGGGCCGCCTGATGAAGCAGCCGTGGTACAACATCTGGGGCTTCAACGCCGCCCGGACGCCGTACACCTCGTTCACCATCGGCATCGACACGCAGGACGTCGTGCGGCAGAAGACGAAGGAGGCCGCCGAGTTCAAGGTGCTGAAGGTCAAGCTCGGGCGCGACACCGACAAGATGATGATCGAGACCATCCGCTCGGTGACGAACACGCCGATCACGGCCGACGTGAACCAGGGGTGGCGAGACCGCGCCGTCGCGCTCGACATGCTCTTCTGGCTGAAGGAGCGCGGCGTGGTGATGGTGGAGCAGCCGATGCCCAAGGAGCAGGTGGACGACCTGGCGTGGCTGACCGAGCGGAGCCCGCTCCCCATCATCGGCGACGAGGGCGTGCAGCGCCTCACCGACATTCCGCACGCCAAGGGCGTCTATCACGGCATCAACATCAAGCTGATGAAGTGCACCGGCATGCGCGAGGCGCACAAGATGATCGTGCTCGCGCGGTCGCTGGGCCTGAAGGTGATGCTGGGCTGCATGACGGAGACGTCGTGCGCCATCTCCGCCGCGTCGCACCTGTCGCCGATGGTGGACTGGGCCGATCTGGACGGCGCGCTGCTCATCGGCAACGACGTGTACGACGGCACGAAGGTCGTGGACGGCAAGGTCACGCTGCTCGACCGGCCCGGGATCGGCGTGGAGAAGCTCAAGAAGTAG
- a CDS encoding YIP1 family protein, which translates to MTDEAPAAPAPAKVSLAEDFVDIFVSPREVFARRANSGYFLVLVILTLVLGGLFLANRATMQDLMDAELARGMAQAMKDNPGMTAAQAETGRKIGQQIMTFGAFVGIPIALFLIGFCAWLTAKLLGASLSYQAATMIATYSYFPRILESLSVSVQGLLLDTAGLRGRYQLSLGVARFLDPEMSPGLLGLLGRIDLFTLWVTVLLAIGIGVVAKLPKDKVIAAGAIMWAFGALPSLWTFAKAAISG; encoded by the coding sequence ATGACCGATGAAGCGCCCGCCGCCCCCGCGCCCGCCAAGGTGTCCCTCGCGGAGGATTTCGTCGACATCTTCGTCTCGCCGCGCGAGGTCTTCGCCCGGCGCGCGAACTCCGGTTACTTCCTCGTGCTCGTCATCCTGACGCTGGTGCTGGGCGGCCTCTTCCTCGCCAACCGCGCCACCATGCAGGACCTCATGGACGCCGAGCTGGCGCGCGGCATGGCACAGGCGATGAAGGACAATCCCGGCATGACCGCGGCCCAGGCGGAGACGGGGCGCAAGATCGGCCAGCAGATCATGACGTTCGGGGCCTTCGTCGGGATCCCCATCGCGCTCTTCCTCATCGGATTCTGCGCGTGGCTGACCGCGAAGCTCCTTGGCGCTTCGCTCTCGTACCAGGCGGCGACCATGATCGCGACGTATTCGTACTTCCCGCGCATCCTCGAGTCGCTCTCCGTCTCGGTGCAGGGGCTCCTCCTCGACACCGCCGGCCTGCGCGGCCGCTACCAGCTCTCGCTGGGCGTCGCGCGGTTTCTCGATCCCGAGATGTCCCCGGGGCTGCTTGGCCTGCTGGGACGCATCGACCTCTTCACGCTCTGGGTGACGGTGCTGCTGGCGATCGGCATCGGGGTGGTGGCGAAACTGCCGAAGGACAAGGTGATCGCGGCCGGCGCCATCATGTGGGCGTTCGGTGCGTTGCCGTCGCTCTGGACCTTCGCGAAGGCGGCCATCTCCGGCTGA
- a CDS encoding serine hydrolase — protein sequence MFSSRVLQASLATLVLAAPLSAQLPADSSIRAIIQPRVDAGLWAGVAVGLVDKSGARRTLAYGPNAGVAPFDDRTVFEIGSITKTFTTAILADMVRKGEVALDDPVAKYLPPGTVVPARDGKQITLLDLATQTSGLPRMPANFSPKDAANPYADYTPAQLYDFLKSYQLPRGIGEKYEYSNLGMGLLGHALALHAGKSYEALVTERVLAPLKMNDTRIALDKGMRTRLAPGHGPDGAVVANWDLPTLEGAGALRSTVRDMLTFIRANADSTSTPLGPTLALAHGARRPGGSPAITLGLAWHRLRLPSGNVIVFHNGGTGGYRTFTGYSEKTGDAVVVLANTSNSVDEIGFRLLEPGFPVPPVPKKRTAVPLPEATLERYVGTFELAPTFAIVITREGIQLFAQPTGQPRFPLFAEKEDEFFLKVVDAQVTFTKDSTGVVTGLVLHQNGLTQPAKKK from the coding sequence ATGTTCTCCTCCCGCGTTCTGCAGGCGAGTCTCGCGACTCTCGTCCTGGCGGCGCCGCTTTCCGCGCAGCTTCCCGCCGACTCCTCCATTCGCGCCATCATCCAGCCGCGCGTAGACGCGGGGTTGTGGGCCGGGGTCGCGGTGGGGCTGGTGGACAAGAGCGGGGCACGCCGCACCCTCGCCTACGGACCGAACGCCGGCGTCGCGCCATTCGACGACCGCACGGTCTTCGAGATCGGTTCGATCACGAAGACGTTCACGACCGCCATCCTCGCCGACATGGTGCGCAAGGGCGAGGTCGCGCTCGACGATCCGGTGGCGAAGTACCTGCCGCCCGGCACCGTCGTCCCCGCGCGGGACGGCAAGCAGATCACGCTGCTCGACCTTGCAACGCAGACCTCGGGCCTGCCGCGGATGCCGGCGAACTTCAGCCCGAAGGACGCGGCCAATCCGTACGCCGACTACACGCCCGCGCAGCTCTACGACTTCCTGAAGTCGTACCAGCTGCCGCGCGGCATTGGCGAGAAGTACGAATACTCCAATCTCGGCATGGGTTTGCTCGGCCACGCCCTCGCCTTGCATGCGGGCAAGAGCTACGAGGCGCTGGTGACGGAGCGCGTGCTCGCGCCGTTGAAGATGAACGACACGCGCATCGCGCTGGACAAGGGCATGCGCACGCGCCTCGCACCCGGCCACGGTCCGGATGGTGCCGTCGTCGCGAACTGGGACCTCCCGACGCTCGAGGGCGCCGGTGCGCTGCGATCCACCGTGCGCGACATGCTCACGTTCATTCGCGCCAATGCGGATTCGACGTCGACACCGCTCGGGCCGACACTGGCGCTCGCCCACGGCGCGCGGCGTCCCGGAGGCTCGCCGGCCATCACCTTGGGACTCGCCTGGCATCGCCTGCGCCTTCCGTCGGGGAACGTGATCGTGTTCCACAATGGCGGCACCGGTGGCTATCGCACCTTCACCGGCTATAGCGAGAAGACGGGCGACGCGGTGGTGGTGCTCGCCAATACATCGAACAGCGTCGATGAGATCGGATTCCGCCTGCTCGAGCCGGGCTTCCCCGTCCCGCCCGTGCCGAAGAAGCGCACCGCGGTGCCGCTCCCCGAGGCGACGCTCGAGCGCTACGTGGGCACCTTCGAGCTCGCGCCGACGTTCGCCATCGTCATCACGCGCGAAGGGATCCAGCTATTCGCCCAGCCCACGGGGCAGCCGCGCTTTCCACTCTTCGCGGAAAAGGAAGACGAATTCTTCCTGAAGGTGGTGGACGCGCAGGTCACGTTCACCAAGGACAGCACCGGCGTCGTCACGGGCCTCGTGCTCCACCAGAACGGGCTGACCCAGCCGGCGAAGAAGAAGTAG
- a CDS encoding phosphoribosyltransferase family protein, which produces MSPRKTAVDPAKGVLHVEWPLFGELSRALALKVARDFVPEVVVGVATAGVVPGCVVAAILDCEFHSIMVSRRFGAAHVRETPAVLGGAPGQVRGRRVLLVDETCDSGETLRLAKAALVNAGASDVRTAVSFKCGTYEPDFYALATESTIVLPWDREILMNGELVPNPKYEAVYLDDPGGY; this is translated from the coding sequence TTGTCACCCCGCAAGACTGCCGTTGATCCCGCCAAGGGCGTCCTGCACGTCGAATGGCCCCTCTTTGGCGAACTGTCCCGGGCCCTCGCGCTCAAGGTGGCCCGCGATTTCGTCCCCGAAGTCGTGGTCGGCGTCGCCACCGCCGGCGTGGTGCCCGGCTGCGTGGTCGCCGCCATCCTCGACTGCGAGTTCCACTCGATCATGGTCAGCCGCCGCTTCGGAGCCGCGCACGTGCGCGAGACGCCGGCGGTGCTCGGCGGCGCCCCCGGCCAAGTGCGCGGCCGGCGCGTGCTCCTCGTCGACGAGACCTGCGACAGCGGCGAGACCCTGCGCCTCGCCAAGGCGGCGCTCGTCAATGCCGGCGCCAGCGATGTCCGCACCGCCGTCTCGTTCAAGTGCGGGACGTATGAACCCGACTTCTACGCGCTGGCCACCGAGAGCACCATCGTGCTCCCGTGGGATCGGGAAATCCTGATGAACGGGGAACTCGTCCCGAATCCCAAGTACGAGGCGGTGTATCTGGATGATCCGGGCGGGTACTGA
- a CDS encoding C40 family peptidase, which translates to MMRRNEHLPLLALVLCLLAATPSGAGAQDDPCKSAVAAVKARYAPDRRVAVFDVTCVQQATQVLVRGDVDQEAARRDVLAALAAAKLAPVVDSIRVLPDPALAGTPFGIVKVSVGNVRSNPAHSAELATQVMMGMVVKLLKRQGDWYYVQGPDQYLGWLEGVAMHLTQQAGVDAWQNGPRVIMTAYFGVVRSKPDTTSLPVSDAVPGVLFKDDGVRGAWRAVETPDGRKGFIQRTLVADYARWRATRKLTADNVELTAKRFIGVPYLWGGTSPKGMDCSGFTKNVFRLNGLELNRDANQQAQMGNEVPVGDDFRHLAKGDLLFFGRKATAEQSERITHVAIYLQDKQFIHTPGGAGVRIDSFNPAAANFNDGLLKNLVRARRIIGAVPPRVQP; encoded by the coding sequence ATGATGCGTCGAAACGAACACCTGCCGCTGCTTGCGCTCGTCCTCTGCTTGCTGGCGGCGACGCCCTCCGGCGCGGGGGCGCAGGACGATCCGTGCAAATCCGCGGTCGCCGCCGTCAAGGCGCGCTACGCGCCCGACCGCCGCGTGGCGGTCTTCGACGTCACCTGCGTGCAGCAGGCCACCCAGGTTCTCGTGCGTGGCGACGTCGATCAGGAAGCGGCCCGCCGTGACGTCCTCGCCGCCCTCGCGGCCGCGAAACTGGCGCCGGTGGTCGACAGCATCCGCGTCCTCCCCGATCCCGCGCTGGCGGGCACGCCGTTTGGCATCGTGAAGGTCAGCGTCGGCAACGTGCGTTCCAATCCCGCCCACTCCGCGGAACTGGCCACGCAGGTGATGATGGGGATGGTCGTGAAGCTGCTCAAGCGCCAGGGCGACTGGTACTACGTGCAGGGTCCGGACCAGTACCTCGGCTGGCTCGAGGGGGTGGCGATGCACCTGACCCAGCAGGCCGGCGTGGACGCCTGGCAGAACGGACCCCGCGTGATCATGACCGCCTACTTCGGCGTCGTGCGCAGCAAGCCGGACACCACGTCGTTGCCGGTGAGCGACGCAGTCCCCGGCGTGCTGTTCAAGGACGATGGCGTGCGCGGGGCGTGGCGTGCCGTGGAGACCCCGGACGGCCGCAAGGGCTTCATTCAGCGCACGCTCGTCGCGGATTACGCGAGGTGGAGAGCGACCCGCAAGCTGACCGCGGACAACGTCGAGCTTACCGCCAAGCGTTTCATCGGCGTCCCGTACCTGTGGGGCGGCACGTCGCCCAAGGGCATGGACTGCTCCGGCTTCACGAAGAACGTCTTCCGGCTCAACGGGCTGGAGCTGAATCGCGACGCGAACCAGCAGGCGCAGATGGGGAACGAAGTCCCGGTGGGCGACGACTTCCGGCACCTGGCCAAGGGCGACCTGCTCTTCTTCGGGCGCAAGGCGACCGCCGAGCAGTCCGAACGCATCACCCACGTCGCGATCTACCTGCAGGACAAGCAGTTTATCCACACGCCGGGCGGCGCCGGCGTGCGCATCGACAGCTTCAACCCCGCGGCGGCCAACTTCAACGACGGGCTGCTCAAGAACCTCGTGCGCGCGCGGCGCATCATCGGGGCCGTGCCGCCGCGGGTGCAGCCCTAG
- a CDS encoding V4R domain-containing protein — translation MATNFALASTSLVALPRQSLAALRSALIRDLGGNYATYLQESGYAGGEAIFAAFREWLAARGGNAEGVSFAEFQGLAAEFFRDTGWGTLAIGTLHDVVITLDSTDWAEADPTLNIGFPACYYSMGLLADFFGRLAEAPLACYEVECRSNGAPRCRFLLGSAEVIGQVYQRMSEGVGYEEAVQELV, via the coding sequence ATGGCCACCAACTTCGCGCTCGCCTCGACATCGCTCGTCGCGCTTCCCCGCCAGTCGCTCGCCGCGCTGCGCTCGGCCCTCATCCGCGACCTCGGCGGCAACTACGCGACGTATCTGCAGGAGTCCGGTTACGCCGGGGGCGAAGCCATCTTCGCGGCGTTTCGCGAGTGGCTCGCGGCCCGCGGTGGAAACGCCGAGGGTGTGAGCTTCGCGGAGTTCCAGGGTCTTGCCGCCGAATTCTTCAGGGACACCGGCTGGGGGACGCTCGCCATCGGCACCTTGCACGACGTGGTCATCACGCTGGATTCCACGGATTGGGCCGAGGCCGACCCGACGCTCAACATCGGCTTTCCGGCCTGCTACTACTCGATGGGACTGCTGGCCGATTTCTTCGGCCGGCTGGCCGAGGCGCCGCTCGCGTGCTACGAAGTGGAGTGTCGCTCAAACGGCGCGCCGCGCTGCCGTTTCCTGCTGGGGAGCGCCGAGGTGATTGGCCAGGTGTACCAGCGGATGAGCGAAGGGGTGGGATATGAGGAGGCGGTGCAGGAACTGGTGTAA
- the ligA gene encoding NAD-dependent DNA ligase LigA — MSDRAARAAWLREALERASHEYYVLDQPSLSDAEYDRLFRELRSLEEAHPELRTADSPTQRVGTDVGTSHLAKYTHLVPMGSLNNAFSDEELEDWATSGRDVAGADFDRSGFCCELKIDGAAISLTYREGVLVTGATRGNGAVGENVTANVRTIRDIPLRLAGAGWPPLIELRGEVYMTFDGFEKMNAERAKNGEPVFANPRNSAAGALRQKDPAITAKRPLRFFGYAFAVPGTTSLPFATQWELLETLTRWGIPVAPHRQHCRSLAEVHAWTHALETTHRAELAFAIDGGVVKVNALATQAELGSTAGGREPRWAIARKFAPDVAETRLLDIEIQVGRTGVLTPRAVLDPVEIGGTTVTYATLHNFDLIAEKDLRIGDFVQVKRAGEVIPQVLGPVPEKRDAHDPPRKFRAPTKCPECGTPVVRVESEVAVRCPNDRCPARHLEELIHFTARAAMDIRGLSEQRVRQLLEAGLISDPATLYDLTEDVLAALPRLGDKSAQQLVAAIAASKTQPLSRLLFGLGIPDVGEETAKLLARRFGTADAIQEAGAEEIEAIHGVGPSIAASVSRWFALPDNRKLIKALTAHGVNMVEPRRAEAEGALLGKKIVITGTLPTLGRTEAKELVEGAGGKVTDSVSKNTNFLVVGADAGSKLDKAKALGVEVIDEAELLRRIGR; from the coding sequence GTGAGTGACCGGGCGGCACGTGCCGCATGGCTGCGTGAGGCGCTCGAGCGGGCGTCGCACGAGTACTACGTCCTCGACCAGCCGTCTCTCAGCGACGCCGAGTACGACCGCCTGTTCCGCGAGCTGCGGTCGCTGGAGGAGGCGCATCCCGAACTGCGCACCGCCGACTCCCCCACCCAGCGCGTGGGAACCGACGTCGGGACGTCGCATCTCGCGAAGTACACGCATCTCGTGCCGATGGGTTCGCTGAACAACGCCTTCAGCGACGAGGAGCTCGAGGACTGGGCCACGTCGGGGCGTGACGTGGCGGGCGCCGACTTCGATCGCTCCGGCTTCTGCTGCGAACTCAAGATTGACGGCGCCGCGATCAGCCTGACGTATCGCGAGGGTGTGCTCGTCACGGGCGCCACGCGCGGCAACGGCGCCGTGGGCGAGAACGTGACCGCGAACGTGCGGACGATCCGCGACATCCCGCTGCGCCTCGCGGGCGCCGGGTGGCCGCCGCTGATCGAGCTCCGCGGCGAAGTGTACATGACCTTCGACGGATTCGAGAAGATGAACGCCGAGCGCGCGAAGAACGGCGAGCCTGTCTTCGCGAATCCGCGCAACTCGGCGGCGGGCGCCTTGCGCCAGAAGGACCCGGCGATCACCGCCAAGCGGCCGCTGCGCTTCTTCGGCTACGCGTTTGCGGTGCCGGGCACGACGTCGCTGCCGTTCGCGACGCAGTGGGAACTCCTCGAGACGCTCACCAGATGGGGCATCCCCGTGGCGCCGCACCGGCAGCACTGCCGGTCGCTGGCGGAGGTGCATGCGTGGACGCACGCGCTCGAGACGACGCATCGCGCCGAACTGGCCTTTGCCATCGACGGCGGCGTCGTGAAGGTGAACGCGTTGGCCACGCAGGCCGAACTCGGTTCCACCGCGGGTGGACGCGAACCGCGCTGGGCGATCGCCCGCAAGTTTGCCCCCGACGTGGCCGAGACGCGCCTGCTCGACATCGAGATCCAGGTGGGACGCACCGGCGTGCTGACTCCACGCGCCGTCCTCGACCCGGTGGAGATTGGCGGCACGACGGTGACCTACGCGACGCTGCACAACTTCGACCTGATCGCCGAGAAGGACCTGCGCATCGGCGATTTTGTGCAGGTGAAGCGCGCCGGCGAGGTGATTCCGCAGGTGCTCGGCCCGGTGCCGGAGAAGCGCGACGCGCACGATCCACCCAGGAAGTTCCGCGCGCCGACCAAGTGCCCGGAATGCGGCACGCCGGTGGTGCGCGTCGAGAGCGAGGTGGCCGTGCGCTGCCCGAACGATCGCTGTCCGGCGCGGCACCTGGAGGAGCTGATCCACTTCACGGCGCGCGCGGCGATGGATATTCGCGGCCTTTCGGAGCAGCGGGTGCGCCAGTTGCTCGAGGCCGGCCTGATCAGCGACCCGGCCACGCTGTACGATCTCACCGAGGACGTGCTGGCGGCGCTTCCGCGGCTGGGCGACAAGAGCGCGCAGCAGCTGGTGGCGGCCATCGCTGCCTCGAAGACGCAGCCACTGTCCCGCCTGCTGTTCGGCCTTGGCATCCCCGACGTGGGCGAGGAAACCGCCAAGCTGCTGGCCCGTCGGTTCGGCACGGCGGACGCCATTCAGGAGGCGGGCGCAGAGGAGATCGAGGCGATCCACGGTGTTGGCCCGTCCATCGCCGCCTCGGTCAGCCGCTGGTTCGCGCTGCCCGACAACCGGAAGCTGATCAAGGCGCTGACGGCGCATGGCGTGAATATGGTGGAGCCCAGGCGCGCCGAGGCCGAAGGTGCCCTGCTCGGAAAGAAGATCGTCATCACTGGCACGTTGCCCACGCTCGGCCGCACCGAAGCCAAGGAGTTGGTGGAGGGCGCCGGCGGCAAGGTGACCGATTCGGTGTCGAAGAACACGAACTTTCTCGTCGTGGGTGCCGATGCCGGGAGCAAACTCGACAAGGCGAAGGCCCTCGGCGTCGAAGTCATTGACGAGGCCGAGCTCTTGCGCCGGATTGGCCGCTAA
- a CDS encoding tetratricopeptide repeat protein yields MSWLNRLFGGKSDSDARPQRLDYLNEALLLERQGDYDAAITSYRLALRDHPDDLRVLQNMAIAYSRTGRLEEAIRAYRRALDLDPSQSGAHYGLAFLLIKRGDAVGAEKHLEAFLAAPPGGAESERWVRHAEATLEALRNPSAGEATAEPSEG; encoded by the coding sequence ATGTCCTGGTTGAACCGCCTCTTCGGCGGCAAGTCAGACAGCGATGCCCGACCGCAGCGACTCGACTATCTGAACGAGGCGCTGCTGCTGGAGCGTCAGGGCGACTATGACGCGGCCATCACCTCGTACCGGCTCGCGCTGCGCGACCATCCGGACGACCTGCGCGTGCTGCAGAACATGGCCATCGCGTACTCGCGCACGGGGCGGCTGGAGGAGGCGATCCGGGCCTACCGTCGCGCGCTCGACCTCGATCCGTCGCAGTCGGGCGCGCATTACGGCCTGGCCTTCCTGCTGATCAAGCGGGGAGACGCCGTCGGGGCGGAGAAGCACCTCGAGGCCTTCCTGGCCGCTCCGCCGGGAGGGGCTGAATCCGAACGCTGGGTGCGCCACGCCGAGGCGACGCTCGAGGCCCTGCGAAATCCATCGGCCGGTGAGGCCACGGCCGAACCGAGCGAGGGCTAG